The proteins below come from a single uncultured Carboxylicivirga sp. genomic window:
- a CDS encoding small multi-drug export protein has protein sequence MEELAKYIAVYLTGAAGIYKGVPLGLAMGLSPVESAVCTALGSISLIVILFFAGDRFRSWLMNKFGQKKLENNKKKFTKWMDKYGVAALGLMVTGLIGPILSLLIGMMVLTERKKFLFYMIAGILLWTFALTYLADPLIQWIKQLF, from the coding sequence ATGGAAGAATTAGCAAAATATATAGCTGTTTATCTAACAGGAGCAGCAGGAATATATAAAGGAGTGCCATTAGGATTGGCTATGGGATTAAGCCCGGTGGAATCAGCCGTTTGTACTGCATTAGGATCCATCTCTCTTATTGTAATCCTGTTTTTTGCAGGAGATCGATTTCGATCTTGGCTGATGAATAAATTTGGCCAAAAGAAACTCGAAAATAATAAAAAGAAATTCACTAAGTGGATGGATAAATATGGAGTGGCTGCACTAGGTTTAATGGTAACCGGACTAATCGGCCCAATCTTATCTTTACTTATAGGGATGATGGTTTTGACCGAAAGAAAGAAGTTTCTGTTTTATATGATTGCCGGTATATTATTATGGACTTTCGCCCTAACTTATCTGGCTGATCCACTTATTCAATGGATCAAACAACTATTCTGA